A genome region from Gymnogyps californianus isolate 813 chromosome 4, ASM1813914v2, whole genome shotgun sequence includes the following:
- the MAN2B2 gene encoding epididymis-specific alpha-mannosidase isoform X1 produces MDVGWVYTVQESMHAYAANVYTSVVEELMKGKQRKFIAVEQEFFRLWWDAVATDTHKQQVHQLLQEGRLEFVIGGQVMHDEAVTLIDDQILQLTEGHGFLYETFGIRPRFSWHVDPFGASATTPTLFALAGFNAHLISRIDYDLKADMQKNKKLQFVWQGSPSLSERQEIFTHVMDQYSYCTPSQIPFSNRSGFYWNGIAAFPDPPKDGVYPNMSLPVTDTNIHLYAQTMVANIKERAAWFRTSDVLWPWGCDKQFFNASVQYSNMDLLLDYINKHSDEFGVAVQYATVGDYFQAVYSKNLTWEIRDSQDFLPYSTESFQAWTGFYTSRSMLKGIARRASSLLYAGESFFTQYVRKHPASSICRCGALRQLQSLRWAVSEVQHHDGITGTESPKVKDMYMNNLMYGMFNVKKLMACIIFDMNSAKKNGEVYSSVYNKDSGIPGATDVDQYVVVYNPLAWNITTVVMVSVSHLAVSVYDELGHSVPAQVQSSAESHSTYDLYILVTISGLSYRKYNVKPLNGKQSAFIGRSVKYKRKGITRADQQSRQFLPVVNNCYQVLFDQSTNLMHSITERETNQTVQLTQEFLEYRVNGDVTKGPISDNYLFAPNASAVPVSKAVGLEVVSGNLMTEIRQYFYSNVTAQDYIYAVYTRMYTVPEGYDGKLLCHRIEQEYRVGPLELNREAVLRTSTNLNTRQLLYTDSNGYQIQKRPFKAYVNNTVARNYYPMVQTAYIEDNTTRLMLLAERAHGVSSQGNGQVEVMLHRRLWNNLQWDLNYNLTLNDSSVVRPVIWLILGTKAVTNILYRTSGLALEHRPVVMFGALSDKPKLPGQLQQNSVHGSPVTVPPNLHLQTLSIPGWRYSSNHAEQVHSVRMGKQKQGDADFSRVLLRIRHLYEVGEDPVLSQPVMVNLKSLLKELGSVMLVEERSLTGTWDVNTLKRWKWKTAQYPSKGFSNSTETSENCIVTVHPREIRTFFVYFQGQ; encoded by the exons GTCCATCAGTTGCTTCAGGAGGGACGATTGGAATTTGTCATTGGAGGGCAAGTGATGCATGATGAAGCTGTGACACTAATTGATGATCAAATTTTACAGTTGACGG aaggcCATGGATTTTTGTATGAAACTTTTGGGATCAGGCCTCGGTTTTCTTGGCACGTTGATCCTTTTGGAGCTTCAGCTACAACACCAACTCTTTTTGCTCTGGCTGGTTTTAATGCTCATCTTATTTCTCGGATTGACTATGATCTGAAGGCTgacatgcagaaaaacaag aagctTCAGTTTGTATGGCAGGGCTCTCCTTCCTTATCTGAAAGACAGGAGATCTTCACCCATGTTATGGATCAGTACAGCTACTGTACCCCATCACAAATACCTTTTTCAAACAG ATCAGGATTTTATTGGAATGGAATTGCAGCTTTCCCAGATCCACCAAAAGATGGCGTTTATCCAAACATGAGTCTCCCTGTTACAGATACTAACATCCATCTGTATGCACAAACCATGGTGGCAAACATTAAGGAGAGAGCAGCCTGGTTCCGAACAAGTGATGTTTTGTGGCCATGG GGCTGTGACAAACAGTTCTTTAATGCGTCTGTTCAGTACTCCAACATGGACCTGTTGTTGGATTATATTAACAAGCATTCTGATGAGTTTGGAGTGGCTGTCCAGTATGCCACTGTTGGTGATTACTTCCAAGCAGTTTATAGCAAAAATCTTACATGGGAAATTCGGGACTCTCAAGACTTTCTTCCATATTCAACAG AGTCATTTCAAGCATGGACTGGGTTTTATACTTCTCGGAGCATGTTAAAAGGAATCGCAAGGAGAGCAAGTTCACTGCTTTATGCTGGAGAGTCCTTTTTCACACAGTATGTCCGGAAACACCCAGCAAGTTCTATTTGCAGATGTGGAGCCTTGAGGCAACTTCAGAGCCTTAGATGGGCAGTTTCAGAG GTCCAGCACCACGATGGTATAACAGGCACAGAGTCTCCCAAGGTGAAGGACATGTACATGAATAACTTGATGTATGGAATGTTCAACGTAAAGAAGCTAATGGCTTGCATAATCTTTGACATGAACAGTGCAAAGAAGAATGGAGAGGTCTATTCTTCTGTTTACAACAAAGACTCAGGAATACCAG GTGCTACAGATGTTGACCAATATGTTGTTGTCTATAATCCACTGGCATGGAACATCACTACCGTTGTCATGGTTTCTGTCAGCCACTTGGCAGTGAGCGTATATGATGAACTGGGACATTCTGTACCAGCACAG GTTCAAAGCTCGGCAGAGTCCCATTCCACCTATGATCTCTACATTCTAGTTACAATAAGTGGTCTGAGctacagaaaatacaatgtTAAACCCTTGAATGGTAAGCAGTCTGCATTTATTGGAAGATCAGTCAAGTACAAGCGAAAAGGCATAACTCGTGCAGATCAACAAAGTCGACAGTTCCTTCCTGTGGTTAACAACTGCTATCAGGTCTTGTTTGACCAAAGCACAAATCTAATGCACAGCATTACAGAGAG GGAGACTAACCAGACTGTCCAGTTGACCCAGGAGTTCCTTGAGTACCGTGTGAATGGAGATGTAACAAAAGGACCCATTTCAGATAACTACTTATTTGCCCCAAATGCTTCAGCTGTTCCAGTATCAAAAGCAGTGGGATTGGAAGTGGTTTCTGGAAACTTGATGACAGAGATACGGCAGTATTTCTATAG TAATGTTACTGCTCAGGATTACATATACGCGGTATATACCAGGATGTATACAGTACCAGAAGGCTATGATGGGAAGTTGCTTTGCCATAGGATAGAGCAAGAATACCGCGTTGGGCCTTTGGAATTAAATCGTGAAGCAGTTCTAAGAACAAGCACAAATTTGAATACCAGGCAGCTACTCTACACTGACAGCAATGGATATCAGATTCAGAAAAGACCATTCAAGGCATATGTGAATAACACAGTGGCTCGG AACTATTATCCTATGGTCCAGACTGCCTACATTGAAGACAATACCACAAGGCTGATGTTGCTTGCAGAAAGAGCTCATGGTGTCTCAAGTCAAGGAAATGGACAAGTGGAG GTGATGCTTCACAGAAGACTATGGAACAACCTTCAGTGGGACCTGAATTACAATCTCACTTTGAATGACTCTTCAGTGGTTCGCCCTGTGATTTGGCTTATTTTAGGAACCAAGGCTGTCACCAATATTTTGTATCGGACAAGTGGACTGGCGTTAGAACACAGGCCAGTAGTAATGTTTGGAGCATTATCAG ATAAACCAAAGCTACCTGGACAACTTCAGCAGAATTCAGTCCACGGTTCACCTGTAACTGTCCCACCTAATCTTCATCTCCAGACTCTGAGCATTCCAGGGTGGAGATACAGCTCTAATCATGCAGAGCAGGTCCACAGTGTCCGCATGG GTAAACAGAAGCAAGGTGATGCAGACTTCAGTCGCGTCCTGCTAAGAATTAGGCACTTGTATGAAGTTGGAGAAGATCCTGTGCTGTCTCAACCTGTGATGGTAAATCTGAAG TCTTTGCTAAAGGAATTAGGATCAGTGATGCTAGTGGAAGAGCGATCACTCACAGGCACCTGGGATGTAAACACTTTGAAGCGGTGGAAATGGAAGACTGCACAATATCCAAGCAAAG gATTCTCCAACAGTACAGAGACCTCAGAAAACTGTATAGTAACTGTTCACCCAAGGGAAATAAGGACTTTCTTTGTATACTTTCAAGGTCAATAA
- the MAN2B2 gene encoding epididymis-specific alpha-mannosidase isoform X3 encodes MHAYAANVYTSVVEELMKGKQRKFIAVEQEFFRLWWDAVATDTHKQQVHQLLQEGRLEFVIGGQVMHDEAVTLIDDQILQLTEGHGFLYETFGIRPRFSWHVDPFGASATTPTLFALAGFNAHLISRIDYDLKADMQKNKKLQFVWQGSPSLSERQEIFTHVMDQYSYCTPSQIPFSNRSGFYWNGIAAFPDPPKDGVYPNMSLPVTDTNIHLYAQTMVANIKERAAWFRTSDVLWPWGCDKQFFNASVQYSNMDLLLDYINKHSDEFGVAVQYATVGDYFQAVYSKNLTWEIRDSQDFLPYSTESFQAWTGFYTSRSMLKGIARRASSLLYAGESFFTQYVRKHPASSICRCGALRQLQSLRWAVSEVQHHDGITGTESPKVKDMYMNNLMYGMFNVKKLMACIIFDMNSAKKNGEVYSSVYNKDSGIPGATDVDQYVVVYNPLAWNITTVVMVSVSHLAVSVYDELGHSVPAQVQSSAESHSTYDLYILVTISGLSYRKYNVKPLNGKQSAFIGRSVKYKRKGITRADQQSRQFLPVVNNCYQVLFDQSTNLMHSITERETNQTVQLTQEFLEYRVNGDVTKGPISDNYLFAPNASAVPVSKAVGLEVVSGNLMTEIRQYFYSNVTAQDYIYAVYTRMYTVPEGYDGKLLCHRIEQEYRVGPLELNREAVLRTSTNLNTRQLLYTDSNGYQIQKRPFKAYVNNTVARNYYPMVQTAYIEDNTTRLMLLAERAHGVSSQGNGQVEVMLHRRLWNNLQWDLNYNLTLNDSSVVRPVIWLILGTKAVTNILYRTSGLALEHRPVVMFGALSGDKPKLPGQLQQNSVHGSPVTVPPNLHLQTLSIPGWRYSSNHAEQVHSVRMGKQKQGDADFSRVLLRIRHLYEVGEDPVLSQPVMVNLKSLLKELGSVMLVEERSLTGTWDVNTLKRWKWKTAQYPSKGFSNSTETSENCIVTVHPREIRTFFVYFQGQ; translated from the exons GTCCATCAGTTGCTTCAGGAGGGACGATTGGAATTTGTCATTGGAGGGCAAGTGATGCATGATGAAGCTGTGACACTAATTGATGATCAAATTTTACAGTTGACGG aaggcCATGGATTTTTGTATGAAACTTTTGGGATCAGGCCTCGGTTTTCTTGGCACGTTGATCCTTTTGGAGCTTCAGCTACAACACCAACTCTTTTTGCTCTGGCTGGTTTTAATGCTCATCTTATTTCTCGGATTGACTATGATCTGAAGGCTgacatgcagaaaaacaag aagctTCAGTTTGTATGGCAGGGCTCTCCTTCCTTATCTGAAAGACAGGAGATCTTCACCCATGTTATGGATCAGTACAGCTACTGTACCCCATCACAAATACCTTTTTCAAACAG ATCAGGATTTTATTGGAATGGAATTGCAGCTTTCCCAGATCCACCAAAAGATGGCGTTTATCCAAACATGAGTCTCCCTGTTACAGATACTAACATCCATCTGTATGCACAAACCATGGTGGCAAACATTAAGGAGAGAGCAGCCTGGTTCCGAACAAGTGATGTTTTGTGGCCATGG GGCTGTGACAAACAGTTCTTTAATGCGTCTGTTCAGTACTCCAACATGGACCTGTTGTTGGATTATATTAACAAGCATTCTGATGAGTTTGGAGTGGCTGTCCAGTATGCCACTGTTGGTGATTACTTCCAAGCAGTTTATAGCAAAAATCTTACATGGGAAATTCGGGACTCTCAAGACTTTCTTCCATATTCAACAG AGTCATTTCAAGCATGGACTGGGTTTTATACTTCTCGGAGCATGTTAAAAGGAATCGCAAGGAGAGCAAGTTCACTGCTTTATGCTGGAGAGTCCTTTTTCACACAGTATGTCCGGAAACACCCAGCAAGTTCTATTTGCAGATGTGGAGCCTTGAGGCAACTTCAGAGCCTTAGATGGGCAGTTTCAGAG GTCCAGCACCACGATGGTATAACAGGCACAGAGTCTCCCAAGGTGAAGGACATGTACATGAATAACTTGATGTATGGAATGTTCAACGTAAAGAAGCTAATGGCTTGCATAATCTTTGACATGAACAGTGCAAAGAAGAATGGAGAGGTCTATTCTTCTGTTTACAACAAAGACTCAGGAATACCAG GTGCTACAGATGTTGACCAATATGTTGTTGTCTATAATCCACTGGCATGGAACATCACTACCGTTGTCATGGTTTCTGTCAGCCACTTGGCAGTGAGCGTATATGATGAACTGGGACATTCTGTACCAGCACAG GTTCAAAGCTCGGCAGAGTCCCATTCCACCTATGATCTCTACATTCTAGTTACAATAAGTGGTCTGAGctacagaaaatacaatgtTAAACCCTTGAATGGTAAGCAGTCTGCATTTATTGGAAGATCAGTCAAGTACAAGCGAAAAGGCATAACTCGTGCAGATCAACAAAGTCGACAGTTCCTTCCTGTGGTTAACAACTGCTATCAGGTCTTGTTTGACCAAAGCACAAATCTAATGCACAGCATTACAGAGAG GGAGACTAACCAGACTGTCCAGTTGACCCAGGAGTTCCTTGAGTACCGTGTGAATGGAGATGTAACAAAAGGACCCATTTCAGATAACTACTTATTTGCCCCAAATGCTTCAGCTGTTCCAGTATCAAAAGCAGTGGGATTGGAAGTGGTTTCTGGAAACTTGATGACAGAGATACGGCAGTATTTCTATAG TAATGTTACTGCTCAGGATTACATATACGCGGTATATACCAGGATGTATACAGTACCAGAAGGCTATGATGGGAAGTTGCTTTGCCATAGGATAGAGCAAGAATACCGCGTTGGGCCTTTGGAATTAAATCGTGAAGCAGTTCTAAGAACAAGCACAAATTTGAATACCAGGCAGCTACTCTACACTGACAGCAATGGATATCAGATTCAGAAAAGACCATTCAAGGCATATGTGAATAACACAGTGGCTCGG AACTATTATCCTATGGTCCAGACTGCCTACATTGAAGACAATACCACAAGGCTGATGTTGCTTGCAGAAAGAGCTCATGGTGTCTCAAGTCAAGGAAATGGACAAGTGGAG GTGATGCTTCACAGAAGACTATGGAACAACCTTCAGTGGGACCTGAATTACAATCTCACTTTGAATGACTCTTCAGTGGTTCGCCCTGTGATTTGGCTTATTTTAGGAACCAAGGCTGTCACCAATATTTTGTATCGGACAAGTGGACTGGCGTTAGAACACAGGCCAGTAGTAATGTTTGGAGCATTATCAG GAGATAAACCAAAGCTACCTGGACAACTTCAGCAGAATTCAGTCCACGGTTCACCTGTAACTGTCCCACCTAATCTTCATCTCCAGACTCTGAGCATTCCAGGGTGGAGATACAGCTCTAATCATGCAGAGCAGGTCCACAGTGTCCGCATGG GTAAACAGAAGCAAGGTGATGCAGACTTCAGTCGCGTCCTGCTAAGAATTAGGCACTTGTATGAAGTTGGAGAAGATCCTGTGCTGTCTCAACCTGTGATGGTAAATCTGAAG TCTTTGCTAAAGGAATTAGGATCAGTGATGCTAGTGGAAGAGCGATCACTCACAGGCACCTGGGATGTAAACACTTTGAAGCGGTGGAAATGGAAGACTGCACAATATCCAAGCAAAG gATTCTCCAACAGTACAGAGACCTCAGAAAACTGTATAGTAACTGTTCACCCAAGGGAAATAAGGACTTTCTTTGTATACTTTCAAGGTCAATAA
- the MAN2B2 gene encoding epididymis-specific alpha-mannosidase isoform X2, with amino-acid sequence MESMHAYAANVYTSVVEELMKGKQRKFIAVEQEFFRLWWDAVATDTHKQQVHQLLQEGRLEFVIGGQVMHDEAVTLIDDQILQLTEGHGFLYETFGIRPRFSWHVDPFGASATTPTLFALAGFNAHLISRIDYDLKADMQKNKKLQFVWQGSPSLSERQEIFTHVMDQYSYCTPSQIPFSNRSGFYWNGIAAFPDPPKDGVYPNMSLPVTDTNIHLYAQTMVANIKERAAWFRTSDVLWPWGCDKQFFNASVQYSNMDLLLDYINKHSDEFGVAVQYATVGDYFQAVYSKNLTWEIRDSQDFLPYSTESFQAWTGFYTSRSMLKGIARRASSLLYAGESFFTQYVRKHPASSICRCGALRQLQSLRWAVSEVQHHDGITGTESPKVKDMYMNNLMYGMFNVKKLMACIIFDMNSAKKNGEVYSSVYNKDSGIPGATDVDQYVVVYNPLAWNITTVVMVSVSHLAVSVYDELGHSVPAQVQSSAESHSTYDLYILVTISGLSYRKYNVKPLNGKQSAFIGRSVKYKRKGITRADQQSRQFLPVVNNCYQVLFDQSTNLMHSITERETNQTVQLTQEFLEYRVNGDVTKGPISDNYLFAPNASAVPVSKAVGLEVVSGNLMTEIRQYFYSNVTAQDYIYAVYTRMYTVPEGYDGKLLCHRIEQEYRVGPLELNREAVLRTSTNLNTRQLLYTDSNGYQIQKRPFKAYVNNTVARNYYPMVQTAYIEDNTTRLMLLAERAHGVSSQGNGQVEVMLHRRLWNNLQWDLNYNLTLNDSSVVRPVIWLILGTKAVTNILYRTSGLALEHRPVVMFGALSGDKPKLPGQLQQNSVHGSPVTVPPNLHLQTLSIPGWRYSSNHAEQVHSVRMGKQKQGDADFSRVLLRIRHLYEVGEDPVLSQPVMVNLKSLLKELGSVMLVEERSLTGTWDVNTLKRWKWKTAQYPSKGFSNSTETSENCIVTVHPREIRTFFVYFQGQ; translated from the exons GTCCATCAGTTGCTTCAGGAGGGACGATTGGAATTTGTCATTGGAGGGCAAGTGATGCATGATGAAGCTGTGACACTAATTGATGATCAAATTTTACAGTTGACGG aaggcCATGGATTTTTGTATGAAACTTTTGGGATCAGGCCTCGGTTTTCTTGGCACGTTGATCCTTTTGGAGCTTCAGCTACAACACCAACTCTTTTTGCTCTGGCTGGTTTTAATGCTCATCTTATTTCTCGGATTGACTATGATCTGAAGGCTgacatgcagaaaaacaag aagctTCAGTTTGTATGGCAGGGCTCTCCTTCCTTATCTGAAAGACAGGAGATCTTCACCCATGTTATGGATCAGTACAGCTACTGTACCCCATCACAAATACCTTTTTCAAACAG ATCAGGATTTTATTGGAATGGAATTGCAGCTTTCCCAGATCCACCAAAAGATGGCGTTTATCCAAACATGAGTCTCCCTGTTACAGATACTAACATCCATCTGTATGCACAAACCATGGTGGCAAACATTAAGGAGAGAGCAGCCTGGTTCCGAACAAGTGATGTTTTGTGGCCATGG GGCTGTGACAAACAGTTCTTTAATGCGTCTGTTCAGTACTCCAACATGGACCTGTTGTTGGATTATATTAACAAGCATTCTGATGAGTTTGGAGTGGCTGTCCAGTATGCCACTGTTGGTGATTACTTCCAAGCAGTTTATAGCAAAAATCTTACATGGGAAATTCGGGACTCTCAAGACTTTCTTCCATATTCAACAG AGTCATTTCAAGCATGGACTGGGTTTTATACTTCTCGGAGCATGTTAAAAGGAATCGCAAGGAGAGCAAGTTCACTGCTTTATGCTGGAGAGTCCTTTTTCACACAGTATGTCCGGAAACACCCAGCAAGTTCTATTTGCAGATGTGGAGCCTTGAGGCAACTTCAGAGCCTTAGATGGGCAGTTTCAGAG GTCCAGCACCACGATGGTATAACAGGCACAGAGTCTCCCAAGGTGAAGGACATGTACATGAATAACTTGATGTATGGAATGTTCAACGTAAAGAAGCTAATGGCTTGCATAATCTTTGACATGAACAGTGCAAAGAAGAATGGAGAGGTCTATTCTTCTGTTTACAACAAAGACTCAGGAATACCAG GTGCTACAGATGTTGACCAATATGTTGTTGTCTATAATCCACTGGCATGGAACATCACTACCGTTGTCATGGTTTCTGTCAGCCACTTGGCAGTGAGCGTATATGATGAACTGGGACATTCTGTACCAGCACAG GTTCAAAGCTCGGCAGAGTCCCATTCCACCTATGATCTCTACATTCTAGTTACAATAAGTGGTCTGAGctacagaaaatacaatgtTAAACCCTTGAATGGTAAGCAGTCTGCATTTATTGGAAGATCAGTCAAGTACAAGCGAAAAGGCATAACTCGTGCAGATCAACAAAGTCGACAGTTCCTTCCTGTGGTTAACAACTGCTATCAGGTCTTGTTTGACCAAAGCACAAATCTAATGCACAGCATTACAGAGAG GGAGACTAACCAGACTGTCCAGTTGACCCAGGAGTTCCTTGAGTACCGTGTGAATGGAGATGTAACAAAAGGACCCATTTCAGATAACTACTTATTTGCCCCAAATGCTTCAGCTGTTCCAGTATCAAAAGCAGTGGGATTGGAAGTGGTTTCTGGAAACTTGATGACAGAGATACGGCAGTATTTCTATAG TAATGTTACTGCTCAGGATTACATATACGCGGTATATACCAGGATGTATACAGTACCAGAAGGCTATGATGGGAAGTTGCTTTGCCATAGGATAGAGCAAGAATACCGCGTTGGGCCTTTGGAATTAAATCGTGAAGCAGTTCTAAGAACAAGCACAAATTTGAATACCAGGCAGCTACTCTACACTGACAGCAATGGATATCAGATTCAGAAAAGACCATTCAAGGCATATGTGAATAACACAGTGGCTCGG AACTATTATCCTATGGTCCAGACTGCCTACATTGAAGACAATACCACAAGGCTGATGTTGCTTGCAGAAAGAGCTCATGGTGTCTCAAGTCAAGGAAATGGACAAGTGGAG GTGATGCTTCACAGAAGACTATGGAACAACCTTCAGTGGGACCTGAATTACAATCTCACTTTGAATGACTCTTCAGTGGTTCGCCCTGTGATTTGGCTTATTTTAGGAACCAAGGCTGTCACCAATATTTTGTATCGGACAAGTGGACTGGCGTTAGAACACAGGCCAGTAGTAATGTTTGGAGCATTATCAG GAGATAAACCAAAGCTACCTGGACAACTTCAGCAGAATTCAGTCCACGGTTCACCTGTAACTGTCCCACCTAATCTTCATCTCCAGACTCTGAGCATTCCAGGGTGGAGATACAGCTCTAATCATGCAGAGCAGGTCCACAGTGTCCGCATGG GTAAACAGAAGCAAGGTGATGCAGACTTCAGTCGCGTCCTGCTAAGAATTAGGCACTTGTATGAAGTTGGAGAAGATCCTGTGCTGTCTCAACCTGTGATGGTAAATCTGAAG TCTTTGCTAAAGGAATTAGGATCAGTGATGCTAGTGGAAGAGCGATCACTCACAGGCACCTGGGATGTAAACACTTTGAAGCGGTGGAAATGGAAGACTGCACAATATCCAAGCAAAG gATTCTCCAACAGTACAGAGACCTCAGAAAACTGTATAGTAACTGTTCACCCAAGGGAAATAAGGACTTTCTTTGTATACTTTCAAGGTCAATAA